A stretch of DNA from Bacillus sp. NP157:
CGACCGGGAAGTGGTCTACCTCGCCGCCATCCTGCATGACCTCGGCCTCACCGAGGCGTACATGACCGACCAGCGCTTCGAAGTCGACGGTGCCAACGCCGCCCGTGCCCTGTTGCTCGGCGACGCCTATCCGGAAGGGAAGGCCCAGCAGGTGTGGGATGCGATCGCCCTGCATTCCGCGATCGGCGTGGCCGAGTACATGGGCCCGGAGATCGCACTGGTGCACATGGGTTCGCACCTCGACGTGCTGGGCATGTTCGTCGACGACGTGTCGCCCGCGATTATCGACGACACCTTGCAGCTTTATCCGCGGCTCGGCTTCTCCGCCGCGTTCCAGGCCGCGCTAGCCGAATCGGTACGCCGCAATCCGATCCGCGCGGCGGGCACGGGGCTGGTCGACATTGGCCACCGCCACGTCCACGGCTTCGCACTGCCGAACGGCTGCGACCTGCTGGACCATTCGCTGCTCGAGACCTGGCCCGGCTCGCGCGCCGAGGGCATCGTCGCGGCGTAGCATGGCGCCATCCTCCGGCGGCCGATGACCGATGAGCGTGCGCACAGGCAAACCCCGCCCCGCCGGCCCGGTGGAACGCAAACGCGTGCTGATCCTCGCGCTGCCGCCGGTCGATGCGCTCGACGTCATCGGCCCCGCCGAAGTGTTCGCCTACGCCAATCAACTCGCCGATGGCCGCACCCCGTACCTGCTCGAGCTGGTCAGTCCCGGCGACGACGTGCATGTCGCCAGCGAAACCGGGATTGGGCTCACGGCGCACCACACGCTGGCGAGGGAAATGCGCGGCGGACGCCCCGTCGACACCCTGATCGTCGCGACCGGTTTCAGCACGCTGGACCAGCTGGATGCGGGCGCGGTCGACTGGATCCGTCGCCGCGCACCGCTTATCCGCCGTGTCTGCTCGATCTGCGTAGGCGCCTTCGCACTGGCACAAGCCGGTGTGCTCGCGGGTCGGCGCGCGACGACGCACTGGCGACTCGCCCAGATGCTCGCCGAACGCTTTCCCGACGTCACCGTCGATCCCAGCCCGATCTGGGTGAAGGACGGCAACGTATACACATCCGCCGGCATCTCCTCCGGCATCGACCTCGCGCTGGCCCTGGTCGCCGAGGACCTCGGTGACGATGTCGCGCTGGAGATCGCACGCAACCTCGTCCTCTACCTGCGCCGGCCCGGCGGGCAAGCACAGTTCAGTGTGTCGCTACGCAATCAGGCGATGAGCTCCGAGCTGGATGCCCTGCGCCACTGGATCGGCGAGCACCTCGCCGACGACCTCGGCGTGGAACGCCTTGCCGACCGCCAGGCCACGAGCGTGCGCACACTTATTCGCATCTTCCAGCGCGACTTGAAAACCACGCCAGCGAAATACGTCGAAGAGGTGCGCCTCGAAGCCGTCGGCCGCGCCCTCGAGCGCGGCGGCCTGTCATTGGAGGCGATTGCAAAGCGCTGTGGTTACCGAAGCACCGATGTCATGCGTAAGGCTTTCCTGAGGCGCTATGGGGTGACGCCAGGGGACTATGCGCGGCGCTTCGCAAGCGAGGGGTAAGGCATCAAGCGACGAAGCCCCGGTCCGATAAGACCGGGGCTTCCGTACATGCCAGGCTTAATGCTTCTGCTTGTAGATCTTGCCGCTGTTACGGTTTTCCGAACGGTTGAGGTTGTTCTGCTCCCTCTTCGTCAGGTGGCCGTTGTGCCTGGCTTCGTCCACGCTTTCACGCCGGGCGATGTTGGCGTCATGCGTTTCGTCGCGGGCCGCCTGCTTCTGCGTCATCGTGCCGTTGGCCACGCCCTTGTCGATGCGGTTCTGCTGGTTGTCGAGC
This window harbors:
- a CDS encoding HD domain-containing protein, encoding MSSPITLAGITAPDSAYTRKAAALVAQVHDKAMLNHVQRSWWFADAIGRKRGMAFDREVVYLAAILHDLGLTEAYMTDQRFEVDGANAARALLLGDAYPEGKAQQVWDAIALHSAIGVAEYMGPEIALVHMGSHLDVLGMFVDDVSPAIIDDTLQLYPRLGFSAAFQAALAESVRRNPIRAAGTGLVDIGHRHVHGFALPNGCDLLDHSLLETWPGSRAEGIVAA
- a CDS encoding helix-turn-helix domain-containing protein, translated to MSVRTGKPRPAGPVERKRVLILALPPVDALDVIGPAEVFAYANQLADGRTPYLLELVSPGDDVHVASETGIGLTAHHTLAREMRGGRPVDTLIVATGFSTLDQLDAGAVDWIRRRAPLIRRVCSICVGAFALAQAGVLAGRRATTHWRLAQMLAERFPDVTVDPSPIWVKDGNVYTSAGISSGIDLALALVAEDLGDDVALEIARNLVLYLRRPGGQAQFSVSLRNQAMSSELDALRHWIGEHLADDLGVERLADRQATSVRTLIRIFQRDLKTTPAKYVEEVRLEAVGRALERGGLSLEAIAKRCGYRSTDVMRKAFLRRYGVTPGDYARRFASEG